From a single Miscanthus floridulus cultivar M001 chromosome 8, ASM1932011v1, whole genome shotgun sequence genomic region:
- the LOC136473870 gene encoding glyoxylate/succinic semialdehyde reductase 1-like: protein MEVGFLGLGIMGKAMAANLLRHGFRVTVWNRTLAKCQELAALGATVGETPASVVSKCRYTIAMLSDPSAALSVVFDKDGVLEQIGSGKGYVDMSTVDAATSTKISEAVKQKGGAFLEAPVSGSRKPAEDGQLVILAAGDKALYDGMVPAFDVLGKKSFFLGEIGNGAKMKLVVNMIMGSMMNALSEGLCLADKSGLSPQTLLDVLDLGAIANPMFKLKGPTMVQGSYNPAFPLKHQQKDMRLALALGDENAVAMPVSAAANEAFKKARSLGLGDQDFSAVYEVVKGAGGSGSGQA, encoded by the exons ATGGAGGTGGGGTTCCTGGGCCTGGGCATCATGGGCAAGGCAATGGCGGCCAACCTCCTCCGCCACGGCTTCCGCGTCACCGTCTGGAACCGGACCCTCGCCAAG TGCCAAGAGCTCGCCGCGCTCGGCGCCACCGTCGGGGAGACGCCCGCCTCCGTCGTCTCCAAGTGCAGATACACTATCGCCATGCTCTCCGACCCCAGCGCCGCCCTATCA GTTGTCTTTGACAAGGATGGCGTGCTCGAGCAGATCGGTAGCGGGAAGGGCTATGTGGACATGTCCACTGTCGACGCCGCAACTTCGACCAAGATTAGCGAG GCAGTTAAACAAAAAGGGGGAGCTTTCCTTGAAGCTCCAGTTTCAGGGAGCAGGAAGCCAGCTGAAGATGGTCAATTGGTCATTCTTGCTGCAGGGGACAAG GCATTGTATGACGGTATGGTTCCTGCATTTGATGTACTGGGGAAGAAGTCATTTTTTCTTGGAGAGATTGGAAATGGGGCAAAGATGAAGCTTGTGGTCAACATGATCATGGGAAG TATGATGAATGCTTTGTCCGAGGGACTCTGTTTGGCCGACAAAAGTGGGTTGAGCCCCCAAACACTTCTCGATGTACTG GACCTTGGTGCCATCGCAAACCCAATGTTCAAGTTGAAGGGGCCTACAATGGTGCAAGGCAGCTACAACCCTGCGTTTCCTCTGAAACATCAGCAGAAGGACATGAGGTTAGCTCTTGCCCTGGGAGATGAGAACGCCGTCGCCATGCCTGTCTCAGCAGCTGCCAATGAG GCGTTCAAGAAGGCGAGGAGCCTGGGGCTGGGGGATCAGGATTTTTCGGCGGTCTATGAGGTAGTGAAGGGCGCGGGTGGTTCTGGATCTGGCCAGGCGTGA